In the Triticum aestivum cultivar Chinese Spring chromosome 2B, IWGSC CS RefSeq v2.1, whole genome shotgun sequence genome, cttactcaatccataggtaggtatgatggactctcatggctaaactgggtttaaggatatttagaagcacaagtagtatctctacttggtgctaggaattttggctagcatgagggggaaaagcaagctcaacatgtttgaatgatccatgacaatatactttaactgagatgcgagaaaacataacccattacgttgtcttccttgtccaacatcaactctttaacatgtcatacttaatgagtgcccacaattataaaagatgtctatgataataaatttatatgtgaaatctctcttccttcaatattctttcatgaattgttcaaatgaccaatagaatgcttgctaacctccaataaatttacaacctctacttattagatgtagagtcattactccccatgggataagcaaatgaggcatatataatttcagatttatgacattcaacacattcaaccatttactcataggatataagtgaagcacacgagtaaatgacaaactacttcaaaaatatataagtgaagatcaatgagtagttaaataattatgcaactatgttaagactctctctcatttaggaattttagatcttggtattttattcaaacagcaagcaaagcaaaacaaaatggcattgcaaggatagcacaactcatgtgaggaagcaaaaacttaggctcaaccgatactaaccgatagtttttgaagaagaaaggtgggatgcctaacggggcatctccaagcttaaatgcttaagacttcttgaaatattatcttgatgtgccttaggcatccccaagcttgagcttttgtgtctccttaattcctttcatgtcacggtttcctaaatctcaaaagcttcatccacaccaaactcaacaagaactcgtgagataagttagtataaaacaatgcaaaatctcatcatcttctactgtaacaaatcactaaaattattattcaacattgaatactaaatgtctctgcatatttaatactcctatcctcaaatagaatcattaaacaagcaaacatatgcaaacaatgcaaacataacagcaatctgccaaaacagtacagtctgtaaagaatataagagtatcaatacttccctaactccaaaaattatgagaaaaatactacgctgtagaagatttatcagatctcaatatgcaaaaagattcaactttATAAcactctctgaattttctagggaatttttgcaacagcggtaaattttctgttttcaaacagcaacatgtataccagcaaaataagcatggtaaaggctatccttgacatttttattgaaaatgaagatgcaaaacattattctaaataacagcaagaaaatactaacaaaaggaaatgacgctccaaacaaaacacatatcatgtggcgaataaaaatatagcttcaagtaaagttaccgatgaacgaagacgaaagaggagatgccctccggggcatccccaagcttagttgcttgggtgtccttgaatattaccttggggtgccttgggaatccccaagcttaggctcttaccactccttatttcatagtccatcgaatctttacccaaaacttgaaaatttcaaccacacaaaactcaaaacaaaactcgtaagctccgttagcaaaaagaaaagaaaccaccaatttaaggtactgtaatgaactcattctaaattcatctttgtgtaatatctactgtattccaagttctctatggttcatacccttacatactagccatagattcatcaaaataagcaaacaacacaatgaaaacagaagctatcaaaaacaaaacagtctgtagtaatctgtatcaaacctatacttctggaaccccaaaattatgaactaaattgctggacctgagtaatttgtctattaatcatctgcaaaaagaatcaacctaaaatcactctccagtaaaaaatggcagctcaTATCGTtcatgcataggttcatgggcggaacccgcaagttggtcacaaaaatatacatcaagtggcacatgatatcccattgtcaccacaaataagcacggcaagacaaacatcaagtgttctcaaatcattaaagactcaaaccgataagataacttcaaagggaaaattcaatccattacaagagagtagaggcagagaaacatcataagatccaactataatagcaaagctcgcgatacatcaagatcatgcaatagaggaaacacgagagagagagagatcaaacacatagctactggtacataccctcagcctcgagggtgaactactccctcctcgtcatggatagcgccgggatgatgaagatggccaccgatgatgggttccccctccggcagggtgccagaacgggctcccgacaggtttttggtggctacagaggcttgcggcggcggaactcctgatctatcttgatattcgatgtttttagggtatgtaggcttatatagatgaaagaagtcggccgggggagcctcgaggggcccacgagagggaagggcgcgcctagggggggtgggcgcgcccccctatctcgtggcctcctcgaggatcttcttacgtgaactccaagtctcccggatcatattcttcccaaaaatcacgctcccggaggtttcattccgtttggactccatttgatattctttttctttgaaatactgaaataggcaataaaacaacaatatgggctgggcctccggttaatagattagtcccaaaaataatatcaaagtgtataataaagcccataatcattcaaaacagataataaaatagcatgaatgcttcataaattatagatacgttggagacgtatcaacgccgaCCACGGGCAGGGCAGCATCTGAGCTTAGTCGGACGCAGCCGGAGCAGCAAGCCCAGCTGGAAACCACCTCCGCTGCGGGGCACACGCAGCCGGAGCAGCAAGCCCAGCTGGAAACCACCACCGCTGCGGGGCACACGCAGCCGGAGTAGCAAGCCCGGCTGGATACCACCACCGCTGCGAGGCACACGCAGCCGGATCAGCAAGCCCAGCTGGACACCACCACCACTGCGGGGCACACGCCGACATCCTCGCTGTCCACGAGGAACATCCGCCCGCGCCGGTAGCCGGCGCTGGCCACGAGCACGCTGCCACCTCACGAGAGGCAGACGACAAGGTGGGGTGGGGCTGATTGCTTTTCTCATTTTTGAGCGAGGGTGTCTTTATGAAATTACACGGACTGTTTTGTAAATCTGTAAAAATCTCCCGTCTAACACCGTCAAATGTCAACAGTTACGCCACGTCAGCTCCACATGTCATCATCGTCATTAAACGGGTCAAAGTTGGCAAATACTGTTATTTGGCAAAAAATAGCCTCGGAATTAGTGATTTTTGGCACAAAACTGTAGAATTATGGTTTTTGCAACCCTAAGCTTCAATGCTgatgttttctgcaattcactctaTGTCAACACCAGGAGCAAGAAGAGAAAAAATTACGCCATATATTGGATGTGCAAAATTCTTGACAAATGCTAGTTTAGGACTATATATACACAGTTCACATACATAATTTTGAGGGGTGCATGCTCATCGGCGAGGTTGATGATGAATCAATGGGTCTGATTTGTGGTGAATCAATGCTCAATGGGTCTTCTTCATCCATGTGCGCGGCGCCCAGAGATAGCATCTGCCGTTTTCTTTTCTAGGCTGGGCTTGTGGTCGATCGTCCATCTGATTTGACCCCATCCAGACCAGTTTGGCACCGCAGCCAATCGAAATTGTGTAGGCCGGCACACAAGAAATGACATGCACGCGCGTACGTACCTTTCTTCCTTGCCTATTACCTACTGCACGCGCGCTCTAACTCTCTATATATAGACTTGGCCATGATCAGCATTCTTCACAACAACCAACAATCACTGCAActaactagaagaagaagaagaagaagaagaagaagaagaagaagtagaaacGATGGCGTTCCGACGCCCTTCATGTGTAATACTAGGAGCTCTTCTCGCCGTCTCCTTCCTCGCCGCCACGGCAGCCGCCGGTGACCACGGCCTGACGGTCTTCTGGGGCCGGAACAAGGACGAGGGCTCCCTCGGGGAGGCCTGCGACACCGGCATCTACAACACCGTCATCATCTCCTTCTACAGCGTCTTCGGCCACGGCAAGTACTGGGGCGACCTCTCCGGCCACCCGCTCTACGGCATCGGCGCCGACATCAAACACTGCCGGGGCAAGGGCATCGTCGTCCTCCTCTccatcggcggcggcggcacccAGTACTCCCTGCCGTCATCACAGTCCGCGGCCGACGTCGCCGACAACCTGTGGAACGCGCACCTCGGGGGCGGCCGCCGCGGCGTGTTCCGCCCGTTTGGCGACGCCGTGGTCGACGGCATCGACTTCTTCATCGACCAGGGCGCGCCGGACCACTACGACGAGCTGGCCAGGCGCCTGTCCGGATACAACCGGTACTACCGCGGCGCGCCCGGGGTGCGGCTGACGGCGACGGCGCGGTGCGTTTACCCGGACTGGCACGTCCAGAGGGCGCTGGACACGGGGCTGTTCGAACGGATCCACGTCAGGTTCTACGGCGAGGACCGGTGCTCGTACAACCACGTGTACAAAGACGGGGTGATGGCGCAGTGGAGCAAGTGGACGGCGAGGTACCCCCGGAGCAAGGTGTACATCGGGCTGCCGGCGGCGAACGTGCCGGGGAGGAACGACAAGGTCGGCCTGCCGTCGATGAACTACGACCTAATGCCCAGCGTGAAGCAGGCGGCAAACTACGGCGGGGTCATGCTCTGGGACAGGTACTACGACAAGCAGACCGGATACGGCCGCGACCTCTACAACGGCGGCATCAACTAATAATcaacgtgcatgcatgcatgcattatagtgtgtgtgtgtctgaaaATAATAAATGAAACACTGATGTGACGGGTGGTATTATATTGTACTTCCAATAAATCAGAGATCCATATATGGACCGCTGGATGTTTCAACATGATATCATAATTTCTTTCCTCTCGTGTGTGTAACAACAGGCTCTGCCAAAATGATTATTTGTCTATATTTCATATGTATGTATTATATTGTACGAATAAGTCATAGATCCATATATAGACCGCTGGATGTTACAACATTTTACACTAGTAAATGTTACACAAGTGCATAATGAAAGAGGATTAGTGACTCTcgggtgccacacacccctataTGAATATCAGCCCCGTCGATGGAGGGGGCCAAGGTGGGCGACCGCCCAGGGCCGCCCAAAATTTGGGGTCCCAAAATACCAGGTATTAGCCTAAGAAAAGCGTACAGAAAGCCCACTTAGCAGGAAAGCCAGCTCACGAGTCCTCCTTGTACATCGATCAGGCATGTTTTCATCAATGGATCGCTAACCCTAAACACAACACGCTGATCGGTTTGCTTCAATCGCCTAGGACGTCGTCGTCTGCTGACGGCCTACCACCGATCGGCGATCGCAGATCGTTGACTCCCCCTCCATGGCTGCCCCGATCCTCCACTACTAGTCTACTAGTAGGTATAAATGTCTCATCTGCTTAAGCCCATCCCTCTCTTTGATTACTAGTACTTGATTAAGCTTGATCTCCCCGATTCTAAGTTAGGAGTAGATGAGCAGGTTAATATTATTTGTCCACGTGGTTAGATATTGGTACTCCAGGCTGGTAATAAGTTAGGTTGACACGGACCGAATTAGGATGAAATTGAGTTTGTCCATGAATCTTCATCATGAATTTATTTGTCAACAAAGCTAAGTTAGGAGTAGGATGGAATTAAATTTGTTCCTGATCAGTGTTAATAAAGTGAGAATATGTTTTAGTTATATTAGTTCTTCTATCatatgaaaattttgaaataatTTTAGGCCATATTTTGATTTTCACCCCGGGGCCTCGAATTTCTGAAGACGGCCCTGATGAATatatcattaaaaataaaaaaaactgaaacaaaattttgggatatgGAACCTATGTGCCCGTTGTACAAACAAACGTATACTGTTTCGTGGGGAATGAGTGCTCGTGGTTATGTCAGTAAAAAACACAAATACATTGTTTGTGTCGAAAAAAAACTGAATGTAACATATGTCAGGACAATAATTCATGCGCTGCAGATACCACTGGCACTCATTCCCCATTAAAATGAACAATGGTGTACAATTGGCACCGAGGTTTCATAtaccaaaatttcagatttttctgaatttttttctgATATTCTTTTAGTGCCATCTTGAtataggggtgtgtggcacccAGGTGCTCCAATTCATTTCCCAGTGTATAATACCTTAATTTCTTTCCAGTCGTGTGACTGTGAGTAACAAGTAACAACAGGCTTAAACAAAATAGTTATTTGTCCGTGTTTTCAATATGACATGAACATTTGAAAAAACGTGCAACCATTTTTGAACATTCTTATAGAAAAGTGAACATGATTTAAAAGCCAAAAAGAGGGCAACAAAACAAATTAGCTGAAACCAGCCACTGGCTAAGCGCTTACTGGAGCAGCCAACCTATAGTGCATCCGTGTAGAGGAGCGCTATAAATCACTCGCAATTCCATTAAGCCAATGTTGCAAACCTGGGATCTTATTTAATCTGAGCTGCCTCGTGTTGAGGAATGGTGCTATGGAGCAGGCCTGCTCAAGCGCTTTGTGAACACTTCTAAATATTCGGTAAAGGGAGCTCTGAATTACCACTCGCTGCGGCAAATTGCCGAGCATTGAGCTCCTAATACGTCTCCGCGTTCCACAAAATCTATTAGTCATGTAGAATTTGGCTTCGAATATGTTTGAATCACTGGTAAGACCTGGGTTCTTCATACTAGGATATGGAGCCACTATCCTCAATCGTCTTTCATTGGCTTCAGCCATCTTGAAACCGTACTAAGTTCAGGAAAAACTTTTGATCGAACTACCCTCCATTGTCACCTCTAAAGCGAGAATATACTTATCCTTTATAATGGAATCTTGCCTAGTAACCTTCTTCTCCTTGTgttagacctttgttatgcactaaggaaaggaggagtagcgaccatcaccgatggtcaaaaaatcagtgaggagagtgtccaccatatatgagagaggacgaagaatcctgactgttgtcgtgaGGGGAGCTTCTTCTTCACGaaggtgctagacattttggtgtaatacaCTTTTGAATGAAAGTAGGAGCTTCCATCACCGACGgttgcaaatgtcagagaggaagaaTCCTGACCGTTATCATGGGGTCGCTTCTCAttcgttcccatgtgctagacattttggtgtaatgtactccgggacgaagggaggagcgaccatcaccaacggtcgaatatacCATAGAGGGAGTGCCCACCGTATACAAcacatgagctgagagttttcaagaaagaCTCGACAGACCAAAAGTCAGCCGTGATAAATAATAATGATATGTTGTCGTGAGTTCCTGGTAATTGCCCTTGgtttataatctttgaattttgaacacaggaaatgtctgacgatATAGGATCCCAGAGTGTGACTACTGCTGCGATGACCTGGGTTTGTGCGGCAGGGAGCCTCACCTGCAAAATGGTAGGTATTTCACCGTGAAGCtagaagagaccttcgatgtttgtacggtacgcaacgacaagcatttcatcgtaattaatCATCACTTGTGCGTCTTTGCTTCAACATGTAAtttctgtttatttttattttgactagtacatcccgtgccatgcaagaCTTTGAGAATATGGAGACGAGGAGACCTCACCAGAGGACAAAACATGGTTATGCATTTCGGGTTAAGCTGTACAATGCATTTTATAACTCCCATTTCGGTTTCTCTAAtggaagctctctgcaaggcatgTGGATTTGAGGAGAATATGCAAATAacatttgatattcgtcccgaagatgatgATATTGAAAATAAATATCGACATCTGAGTGGATGTGGATACGCcacggatacgtctccaacgtatctataattttttattgtttcatgctattatattatcattcttcaatgttttatatttattttatagcaactttataccattttttgggactaacctattaacatagtgcgcagtgtcagttgttgtttttggattgttttttacttcatagaatatcagtaccaaacgaagtccaaagccacgaaactttttggagatttttttatgCCTAGAAGACAACTTGAGAGCCAAGTAAGTGCAtcaggggaggcccgtggggcccataaGACACAAGGCGCGCCAGAGGACCCTAGCGTGCCCTGATGGGTTATGGGGCCCACAGAGGTCCTCTCCACCGCCTCTCAACTCTATAAatatcaaatatttcagaaacctaggggaatcgacgaaatacaattccagccgccgcaagttctagaaccacaagATCAAATATAGAGCCCTATTCCTGCACCTTACCGGAGGGGAAcatgatcacggaggggttcatcatcctcatttgtgCTCCTCCaataatgcgtgagtagttcaccacagacctacgggtccgtaggcagtagctagatggcttctctcttgatcctcaatacaatgttctcctctatGAGATCAATTTGAtgaaactcttttgcggtgtgtttattgggatttGATGAATTgcaagtttatgatcagttctatctatgaatatttgagtcatctttgatctcttatatgcatgattgttataaccttgtatttcttctccaaaactttggtttggtttgaccaactagattgatttttcatgcaatgggaagaggtgctttttgatgggttcgatcttgcgcctcacccagtgacagaaagggtagcgaggcacgcatgtatcgttactattaagaataaaaagatggggtctattcctacatgaatagatcttgtctacatcatgtcatcatttttattgcattattcagtttctccatgaacttaatacactagatgcatgctggatagcggtcgatgtgtgaagtaatagtagtagatgctgaatcGTTTCGGTCCactaattttggacgtgatgcctatatacatgatcattgccttggacatcgtcataattatttgctcttctatcagttgcccaatagtaatttgctTACCCATCGTATGATATTTTCTCGAGAAAAGCCACAAGTGAAATTTACGGCTcccaggtctattttctatcatattgctttcagatctattatttcaaaaaccaaaaaatatcttgctacattttttctttctttattttattttgtgttttggcaagatctatttatccaatctcatacaatttaatccaTCTCAATACCATGGAGGGATTGATAACCCTTCTTACGTGTtgagttgcaagtatttgttatttgtgtgcaggatccgtttacatagtgttgcttggtctcctactggattgataccttggtttcataactgagggaaatactgctgtg is a window encoding:
- the LOC123040132 gene encoding xylanase inhibitor protein 1-like, which codes for MAFRRPSCVILGALLAVSFLAATAAAGDHGLTVFWGRNKDEGSLGEACDTGIYNTVIISFYSVFGHGKYWGDLSGHPLYGIGADIKHCRGKGIVVLLSIGGGGTQYSLPSSQSAADVADNLWNAHLGGGRRGVFRPFGDAVVDGIDFFIDQGAPDHYDELARRLSGYNRYYRGAPGVRLTATARCVYPDWHVQRALDTGLFERIHVRFYGEDRCSYNHVYKDGVMAQWSKWTARYPRSKVYIGLPAANVPGRNDKVGLPSMNYDLMPSVKQAANYGGVMLWDRYYDKQTGYGRDLYNGGIN